From Verrucomicrobia bacterium S94, the proteins below share one genomic window:
- a CDS encoding fibronectin type III domain-containing protein has translation MKRLLLSTSCALMTSISLQAQEIINVDFSSYADGAIAGTNGWVTGGTHSIVNGELQITGDASDILYSGAGATVQVGDRVQITMDHYVQANFYGERAHGQLFSFGLQTNATVATGSSSDRIYPNIYLWGAELNRMDGTVSVMPDQTQWSVNPIALDALDDCGFNPFGYDAVSGTDMADEVITRSEDFRTVYTVTKSHVENLFNVEVTTSNSLTGTLTTSLAEIEHAGLWEASTYYLFLDGINRVGLTNMVKSIKVERLDPVIAVPAGVSALGLDQEVSLSWNIMPGATNYYIYRTQTAGDYAGVTPIETTSESYLDQGLTNETTYYYSIVAAYHNGTSAMSAEVAVTPKQIYIDESVISTTFSAETAGSDLADSADWNAISGSGSNAFTVVDNAGTQYVDTTPTTADFDAAGNAVYLDRLLRNDEDDTVEGYMDISVSVDGSVITNPDGAVFGNNGVLDFGLTSDTVTPLDPSGTDSALFHLYIRFGMNMGIIFGGYGTTTELAYLSREEANWNPKLNNWNSGGGGLDYETDKIRIRWKLRKSRVDGYYQAWVSMSNMVSGVVDSGTVEFDTAEMPEMYNAVASLFTFGHSAKAKQAENEDLLQVQVYEVGINHIADVKPIASVPNITSVVSGDRSVILEWDPIFECIGYSIEMVDPRSELEVVVQNYQESSYTDEPRWNGEMNTYTLYAHFDADAEPTDVTSTSTNGQAVALQPVCHAAEDDWATTSLTFGMDGNWEVEGDIIYVDRTEQPFFTQGVDNYTGPTLYGILQGPALTGSADAGVATNDWLKIEALASGPGSIAFGGSGQIWNYNPFRRLLAYSEVSDLDFEGAASFDATTSALYMKVRTGPGGWTNGNNGGLYTAIRNGNTWYVTANPTPIVGGNGSAPSERVALTPDVDNEEWNELNISNPGTRLSPGTALSDTSVLTNITAVGFLVQDVFSGNITEFEVQTSGALPSYDYWAEGFDGFTNAAPELDADGDGVINELEYAYNGDPTDPENVGTLPKLNLDAGQTEPGSGDDVFTYVYIKQRNPDAGITYNLKATENLTLGWEPATYTSVEENLNYYWTVVTNYIPVTADQTFITVEVE, from the coding sequence ATGAAAAGACTACTTTTATCGACGTCATGTGCTCTCATGACGTCGATTTCATTACAGGCTCAGGAAATCATAAATGTTGATTTCAGCAGCTATGCCGACGGGGCCATTGCCGGCACAAACGGATGGGTTACCGGCGGCACGCACAGCATTGTCAACGGAGAGCTTCAGATTACCGGAGATGCATCGGATATCCTGTATTCAGGTGCCGGTGCCACAGTCCAGGTCGGTGACCGCGTGCAGATCACAATGGATCATTATGTTCAGGCGAATTTTTACGGGGAGCGTGCGCATGGCCAGTTGTTTTCGTTTGGTTTGCAGACGAATGCAACGGTCGCTACCGGCAGCTCGTCAGACCGCATTTATCCTAATATATACCTGTGGGGAGCGGAGTTAAACCGTATGGATGGTACGGTCAGCGTAATGCCGGACCAGACTCAATGGAGTGTGAATCCAATTGCGCTGGATGCGCTGGATGACTGCGGCTTCAATCCCTTTGGGTATGATGCTGTTTCCGGTACGGATATGGCCGACGAGGTTATCACCCGTTCGGAGGACTTCCGGACCGTCTATACTGTCACTAAATCCCATGTGGAAAATCTGTTTAATGTTGAGGTGACCACGAGTAACAGCCTGACCGGTACACTGACGACCTCTCTGGCAGAGATTGAGCATGCCGGTCTCTGGGAAGCATCGACGTATTATCTGTTCCTTGATGGAATCAATCGCGTCGGGCTTACCAATATGGTTAAAAGTATTAAGGTTGAGCGCCTTGATCCGGTTATTGCAGTTCCTGCGGGTGTTTCTGCTCTCGGGCTGGACCAGGAGGTTTCGCTTTCTTGGAATATTATGCCCGGTGCAACGAATTATTATATTTACCGGACTCAGACTGCCGGTGACTATGCAGGTGTGACGCCGATTGAGACCACATCGGAATCCTATCTCGATCAGGGACTGACGAATGAAACGACGTACTATTATTCGATTGTTGCGGCCTATCACAACGGCACCTCTGCGATGTCAGCAGAAGTTGCAGTGACTCCGAAGCAGATCTATATTGACGAATCGGTTATCAGTACCACATTCAGTGCTGAAACGGCAGGTTCAGATCTGGCCGACAGTGCAGACTGGAATGCCATCTCCGGTTCCGGCAGCAATGCGTTTACTGTTGTGGATAATGCAGGGACCCAGTATGTGGATACCACACCGACTACAGCGGACTTCGATGCTGCAGGAAATGCTGTCTATCTGGACCGCCTGCTTCGCAACGACGAAGACGATACGGTGGAAGGATACATGGATATTTCGGTCAGCGTGGACGGCTCGGTGATTACTAATCCGGACGGTGCCGTTTTCGGTAATAACGGCGTACTGGACTTCGGTCTCACGTCTGATACGGTAACTCCGCTGGACCCTTCAGGAACAGACAGTGCTCTATTCCATCTTTACATACGCTTCGGTATGAACATGGGTATTATCTTTGGCGGATACGGAACCACAACGGAGCTTGCTTATCTTTCACGAGAGGAAGCCAACTGGAATCCGAAACTGAATAACTGGAATTCCGGTGGCGGTGGACTCGATTATGAAACCGACAAGATCCGCATTCGTTGGAAACTTCGTAAAAGCCGGGTAGACGGTTATTATCAGGCCTGGGTGAGCATGTCCAATATGGTGAGCGGCGTTGTGGATTCCGGAACTGTGGAATTCGATACAGCAGAAATGCCGGAAATGTATAATGCTGTTGCTTCTCTGTTTACATTCGGACACTCCGCAAAAGCGAAGCAGGCTGAGAATGAGGATCTGCTTCAGGTACAAGTTTATGAAGTTGGTATTAATCATATTGCGGATGTAAAACCGATTGCGTCGGTACCGAATATCACCAGTGTAGTGAGCGGAGACCGTTCGGTTATTCTGGAATGGGATCCGATCTTTGAATGTATCGGATACTCGATTGAAATGGTTGATCCCCGTAGTGAACTGGAGGTTGTGGTTCAGAACTATCAGGAATCAAGTTATACGGATGAACCGCGCTGGAACGGTGAAATGAACACGTATACGCTGTATGCGCATTTCGATGCCGATGCGGAGCCGACGGATGTCACCAGTACATCCACCAACGGTCAGGCCGTGGCTTTGCAGCCGGTCTGCCATGCCGCTGAAGATGACTGGGCCACCACGAGTCTGACATTCGGTATGGACGGAAACTGGGAAGTTGAAGGAGACATTATTTATGTCGACCGCACGGAACAGCCGTTCTTCACGCAGGGGGTTGATAATTACACCGGACCTACGCTTTATGGAATTCTGCAGGGGCCGGCCCTGACCGGTTCGGCGGATGCCGGCGTGGCAACCAATGACTGGCTGAAAATAGAAGCCTTGGCTTCGGGCCCCGGCTCGATTGCATTCGGTGGAAGCGGGCAGATCTGGAACTATAATCCGTTTCGCCGTCTGCTGGCTTATTCAGAAGTGAGCGACCTGGATTTTGAAGGGGCGGCGTCTTTCGATGCCACCACTTCTGCACTGTACATGAAGGTGCGCACCGGACCGGGCGGATGGACCAACGGTAATAATGGCGGTCTGTATACTGCGATCCGGAATGGAAACACCTGGTATGTAACCGCGAATCCGACTCCGATTGTAGGCGGAAACGGTTCTGCGCCCTCTGAGCGTGTAGCTCTCACACCGGATGTGGATAATGAGGAGTGGAATGAGCTCAACATTAGCAATCCCGGCACCCGGCTGAGTCCGGGCACGGCGCTGTCGGATACCAGCGTCTTAACGAATATCACCGCGGTCGGTTTTCTGGTTCAGGATGTCTTCAGTGGTAACATCACCGAGTTTGAGGTTCAGACCTCCGGTGCACTGCCTTCATATGACTACTGGGCAGAAGGGTTTGACGGCTTCACCAACGCTGCACCGGAACTGGATGCAGACGGTGACGGAGTCATTAATGAACTGGAGTATGCGTATAACGGCGATCCCACCGATCCGGAAAATGTCGGGACACTTCCCAAGTTAAATCTTGATGCGGGACAGACTGAGCCAGGCAGCGGTGATGACGTATTCACTTATGTCTATATTAAACAGCGCAATCCGGATGCAGGCATTACGTATAATCTGAAGGCAACCGAAAACCTGACGCTGGGCTGGGAGCCGGCAACGTATACTTCGGTGGAGGAAAATCTAAACTATTACTGGACGGTGGTTACAAACTACATTCCGGTAACAGCGGATCAGACCTTCATTACGGTGGAAGTAGAATAA
- a CDS encoding right-handed parallel beta-helix repeat-containing protein, translating into MDIEGVCSNVVIANCRIVDHNPANGGASGAYVDGVDGQGLTQVRFENCEFSGNRSFGNYAGGAAFGARDGAVVEIADSQIIHNETSGDGGFFTMQWDTDNTTVLVTNCLIAANTNVTGRGVIRHNCGTVELVDCTLMNNSADGVESDKWGAPSTAVINSLFAGNGGEGFWANHSDFSLQDNLFFDHPDGHVNYNGDKNTESAINALDQASGNRVGDPAEILVVYSDSDLDGMPDWWEARNGLDVTTDDYESDGDADGSFAGDEFVAGTDPQDTDSVFRLVSVPDGGDFRIFLDTRPGRLYAVEVTDNLIGGWNILTNGIAGDGDTVEIADTAMTSNRFYRATAVIE; encoded by the coding sequence ATTGATATTGAGGGGGTCTGTTCGAATGTGGTTATTGCCAACTGCCGGATTGTTGACCACAACCCGGCCAACGGCGGCGCCAGCGGCGCCTACGTGGACGGTGTTGACGGGCAGGGACTGACGCAGGTCCGTTTTGAAAACTGTGAGTTTTCCGGAAACCGGTCTTTTGGAAATTATGCCGGAGGCGCGGCATTTGGTGCCCGGGACGGCGCGGTGGTGGAAATTGCGGATTCGCAGATTATTCATAACGAAACGTCTGGGGATGGTGGATTTTTTACTATGCAGTGGGATACGGATAATACGACGGTGCTGGTGACCAACTGTCTGATTGCGGCCAACACCAATGTCACCGGACGCGGCGTGATCCGGCATAACTGCGGTACGGTGGAGCTCGTGGACTGTACGCTCATGAACAACAGTGCGGACGGTGTGGAATCGGATAAATGGGGTGCGCCTTCCACGGCGGTGATCAACAGTCTTTTTGCCGGAAACGGTGGCGAGGGATTCTGGGCCAATCATTCCGATTTTTCGCTTCAGGATAATCTGTTCTTCGACCATCCGGACGGACATGTGAATTATAACGGGGATAAAAATACGGAATCGGCGATCAATGCTTTGGATCAGGCTTCCGGCAACAGGGTGGGGGATCCCGCTGAAATTCTGGTTGTTTATTCCGACAGCGATCTTGACGGTATGCCGGACTGGTGGGAAGCCCGTAACGGGCTGGATGTAACGACAGATGATTATGAGTCAGATGGTGATGCCGATGGCTCGTTTGCCGGGGATGAATTTGTGGCCGGAACAGATCCGCAGGATACGGACAGTGTATTCCGGCTGGTGAGTGTTCCGGACGGCGGAGATTTCCGGATTTTTCTGGATACCCGTCCCGGGCGTTTGTATGCCGTTGAAGTGACGGATAACCTGATCGGGGGCTGGAATATTCTCACCAACGGCATTGCGGGGGATGGAGACACGGTTGAAATTGCTGATACAGCAATGACGAGCAACCGCTTTTACCGTGCGACTGCTGTGATAGAATAA
- a CDS encoding fibronectin type III domain-containing protein: MKRLMLSVSCACMAALSVQAVELFSEDFSTWSDGDINGISGWIASTNGWTNAVVNGELMLEPAGDRIMNSTAGAELNVGESVRLTMDYRVSVAPERRHSGCFGFGIQTNDSAVAGSSDELINAYMFIFGQEASSRADGQVHFFPDNQQWNGPGTYVMSGADCGMNPYGYYTNAAPYDDVAYIDADSDVLRSVYTVTKSHITNQFNITVSTSNLSSGVYYSGSDYAIERPAAWAAPALYATLYGAGGDHAGNTNYIQKVTLEKLPVSIDAPTGVGALGLDGQVDLTWNIMPGATEYDIFRTETAGDYSGVTPITVSSESYSDTSVVNGTTYYYSIVAKYADGDSAMSVEVSATPKTIYSDTLVYSTDFSGMNGDLAGDAEWSAVSGSSNNAFNVITDAGTNWADTVSVSNFFDETVGNAVYLDRLIRNDVDDAVEGSFDVVVSVTASGTDDSDHNNQGVLSFGITSSSTEALDADKAMMAMFYLGVRAENNIYVTFGQEGNDIDSNRLAFLGWSEAGWNPKPVEAVSKSWLGNPAAPRDLVTDLLRVRWKIRKTREPGVYQAWASLSNTVSGVVNTTSTLIEFETDTMQEMYDAVAGVFAMGRHPNAKKAEYNSELFAAVENVSISHSSGNLPEVIAPTVTSVLSGDRSVIIEWEPVLDALGGYTLTVETPDNEVYVVADGISETTFTDAPRWNGETNTYTLTANFDSDLAPNTASTNFAAAPIGLETVFAMDGSYGAYVVDFVASNSVITNAGNTVRYVDYLSTPLFVKDENGYTGPTLYALLQQDIHENTANFYAEASTDGGGKIGLSTSAWNAFGNGLFFMPVSDMGYGASTLDAVNNAPLSTYVYFGSWTWGAGNGSVRAAVRNGSTWYVSGTKYAANYISGGEPKPVFVPDVAAETWYELDISDPSVHLAPGASTDGSGFTDVNAMGWYFDNAANAYVYEMEVKISGALGSYDYWALNSGLVSSNSAAGLDPDGDLVVNSIEYAFGGDPLDPENVGNLPVMDASVYSEPGTGDDAFVYVYRKRRDPISGITYNLKSTENLMTGWSSASFTAEESVLDYEWMVVTNYLPLTSDQLFIQLDVE, encoded by the coding sequence ATGAAAAGACTGATGTTATCGGTGTCGTGTGCCTGTATGGCGGCGTTATCGGTTCAGGCTGTTGAGTTGTTCAGCGAGGATTTCAGCACCTGGTCCGATGGGGATATCAATGGTATCAGCGGTTGGATAGCTTCTACCAACGGCTGGACTAATGCGGTCGTCAACGGGGAACTTATGCTTGAGCCGGCTGGAGACCGTATCATGAATTCAACAGCGGGTGCTGAACTGAATGTCGGGGAGAGTGTTCGCCTAACCATGGATTATCGGGTCTCTGTAGCCCCTGAGCGTCGGCATAGCGGCTGTTTCGGTTTCGGTATTCAAACCAATGATTCCGCTGTGGCCGGATCCTCTGACGAACTCATCAATGCCTATATGTTTATTTTCGGTCAGGAAGCTTCCTCTCGTGCGGATGGCCAGGTGCATTTTTTTCCGGATAATCAGCAGTGGAACGGTCCGGGAACCTATGTGATGTCCGGGGCGGATTGCGGTATGAACCCATATGGATATTATACCAATGCGGCACCGTATGATGATGTGGCGTACATTGATGCGGATTCAGATGTGCTGCGTTCAGTTTATACGGTGACAAAATCGCATATCACCAATCAGTTTAACATTACGGTTTCAACCAGTAACCTGTCATCCGGGGTTTATTATTCCGGATCGGATTACGCCATTGAGCGTCCGGCGGCCTGGGCGGCTCCTGCACTGTATGCAACGCTATACGGTGCCGGCGGAGATCATGCCGGAAATACCAATTATATTCAGAAAGTTACGTTGGAGAAGCTTCCGGTATCCATTGATGCCCCGACCGGTGTTGGTGCCTTGGGGCTGGATGGGCAGGTTGATCTGACCTGGAATATTATGCCGGGTGCGACGGAATATGATATTTTCAGAACGGAAACGGCCGGTGATTATTCGGGGGTAACGCCGATTACGGTGAGTTCGGAAAGCTACAGTGATACTTCCGTAGTTAACGGAACGACTTATTATTACTCGATAGTTGCAAAATATGCAGACGGTGATTCGGCAATGTCGGTTGAAGTCAGTGCAACCCCGAAAACGATCTACAGTGATACGCTGGTCTATTCCACTGATTTCAGCGGAATGAACGGTGATCTTGCGGGTGATGCTGAGTGGTCGGCCGTTTCCGGTAGCAGCAATAATGCATTTAATGTGATTACCGATGCGGGGACCAATTGGGCGGACACGGTTTCGGTTTCCAATTTTTTTGATGAAACTGTAGGTAACGCGGTGTATTTGGATCGTCTGATCCGCAATGATGTAGATGATGCGGTTGAGGGTTCGTTTGATGTGGTGGTCAGTGTGACGGCTTCCGGAACGGATGATTCGGATCATAACAACCAGGGAGTGTTGAGTTTCGGTATCACCAGCTCCTCTACTGAAGCGTTGGATGCGGATAAAGCCATGATGGCCATGTTCTATCTGGGCGTCCGTGCTGAAAACAATATCTATGTGACTTTTGGTCAGGAGGGCAATGACATTGATAGTAACCGTTTGGCTTTTCTCGGTTGGAGTGAGGCCGGATGGAACCCGAAACCGGTCGAAGCTGTAAGCAAGTCCTGGTTGGGGAATCCTGCTGCTCCACGTGATCTGGTCACAGATCTTCTTCGTGTCCGCTGGAAAATCCGTAAAACGCGCGAGCCGGGCGTTTATCAGGCCTGGGCATCGCTGTCCAACACGGTCTCCGGTGTTGTTAACACGACTTCCACTCTGATTGAGTTTGAAACTGATACTATGCAGGAAATGTACGATGCAGTTGCTGGTGTATTTGCAATGGGTCGTCATCCCAATGCGAAAAAGGCGGAGTACAATTCCGAGCTCTTTGCTGCGGTGGAAAATGTGAGTATTTCACATTCGTCCGGCAACCTTCCTGAGGTGATTGCGCCGACCGTGACCAGCGTTCTTTCCGGGGACCGTTCGGTCATCATCGAATGGGAGCCGGTGCTGGATGCGCTTGGAGGGTATACACTGACTGTGGAGACTCCGGATAATGAGGTCTATGTTGTCGCCGATGGTATCAGCGAAACCACATTCACCGATGCACCGCGCTGGAATGGTGAAACCAATACGTATACACTGACGGCCAACTTTGATTCGGATCTTGCTCCGAATACGGCCAGCACGAACTTTGCTGCTGCCCCGATCGGGCTGGAAACGGTTTTCGCTATGGATGGCAGCTACGGAGCCTATGTTGTTGACTTTGTAGCAAGCAATTCGGTGATTACCAATGCCGGTAATACCGTGCGGTATGTTGATTATCTTTCAACCCCGCTGTTTGTAAAAGATGAGAACGGGTATACCGGTCCTACGCTGTATGCCCTGCTGCAGCAGGATATTCATGAAAATACGGCTAACTTTTATGCGGAAGCCAGTACGGATGGCGGCGGAAAAATCGGTCTGAGTACGTCAGCGTGGAATGCCTTCGGTAACGGGCTGTTCTTTATGCCGGTGTCGGATATGGGATACGGCGCGTCGACGCTTGATGCGGTCAATAATGCGCCGCTGAGCACCTATGTGTATTTCGGCAGCTGGACCTGGGGTGCAGGAAACGGTTCTGTGCGCGCCGCTGTGCGTAACGGCAGTACCTGGTATGTCAGTGGCACCAAATATGCCGCCAATTACATTTCCGGTGGTGAACCCAAACCGGTATTTGTTCCGGATGTAGCGGCGGAAACGTGGTATGAACTCGATATTTCTGACCCGTCGGTTCATCTGGCACCAGGTGCATCAACAGACGGAAGTGGATTCACGGACGTCAATGCAATGGGCTGGTACTTTGACAATGCGGCAAATGCCTATGTTTACGAGATGGAAGTTAAAATCTCCGGAGCTTTGGGGTCCTATGACTATTGGGCGCTGAACAGTGGATTAGTCAGTTCCAATTCGGCTGCGGGTCTCGACCCGGATGGTGATCTGGTTGTAAACAGCATTGAGTATGCTTTCGGTGGTGATCCGCTGGATCCTGAAAATGTCGGAAATCTGCCTGTAATGGATGCGTCGGTTTATTCAGAACCGGGTACGGGGGATGACGCTTTCGTTTATGTCTACCGGAAGCGGCGCGATCCCATCAGTGGTATCACTTATAATCTGAAATCCACGGAAAACCTGATGACCGGTTGGAGTTCGGCTTCCTTTACCGCAGAGGAATCAGTCCTGGATTATGAGTGGATGGTAGTCACGAACTATCTTCCGCTGACATCGGATCAGTTGTTTATTCAGCTCGATGTTGAATAG
- a CDS encoding glycosyl hydrolase family protein, whose translation MVSTTSDWDTGINEGFYIAQRGEAVGNRLPDYPWIEGWITHSALGVDTANADTSVWFSVEWTIRDVNGSLYAQAVLSDGDAINYASTEVDLGIPTGTELFAGYSTGGNDTGLSIETFGKISEVHVDNFSVVDSTPAAGGPYPYTDPSNLSGWIAYEPMWDEFDDSVLDAEKWEPLSWSGRKPVYHEYNNVNLTNGVAVLTTDWKDGEVSAVSESDYSISSGYFQSTTVRRYGYFEIRCRALDFPIMTTWWLTGGSSSFSREIDMLECPSGVDGRKDYYSCNFHIWKTPTPEGVDDNGGTSIADPAHYTLPFDMVDDFHIYGFEWDKDTCKIYIDGELYRTRDTGSFTVGQRLMVGNEYNSWLNDIVEINSNLSKMGASYDVDYVRAWIKPETDTTWYVDGANGDDSNSGLSWAAAKKSIPAAIDEAYDGDSIWVTGGYYPEYLTFYGMHNLKIYGGFSAGDTSLDDRDWIANPTIIDTPPDGYSAVSIKGFRGSVSMDLRLREPPEVMSTALILRGSVRMWLLPTAGLLTTTRPTAAPAAPTWTVLTGRD comes from the coding sequence ATGGTTTCCACGACGTCCGATTGGGATACCGGTATCAACGAAGGGTTCTATATTGCCCAGCGTGGAGAAGCCGTCGGCAATCGCCTTCCGGATTATCCCTGGATTGAAGGCTGGATTACGCACAGTGCTCTGGGGGTGGATACGGCCAATGCCGATACCAGCGTCTGGTTCTCGGTGGAGTGGACCATCCGGGATGTGAACGGGTCGCTGTATGCGCAGGCGGTTTTGAGCGACGGGGATGCTATAAACTATGCCTCCACCGAAGTGGATCTGGGTATCCCAACGGGTACGGAGTTGTTTGCGGGATATTCGACCGGAGGGAATGATACCGGGTTGAGCATCGAAACGTTCGGTAAAATTTCCGAAGTACATGTGGATAATTTTTCTGTCGTTGACAGCACGCCGGCGGCGGGGGGACCGTATCCGTATACCGACCCGTCTAATCTGAGCGGCTGGATTGCCTATGAGCCGATGTGGGATGAGTTTGACGATTCTGTGCTGGATGCTGAAAAATGGGAACCGCTTTCCTGGAGTGGGCGGAAACCGGTGTATCATGAATATAACAATGTCAATCTGACGAACGGTGTTGCCGTATTGACGACCGATTGGAAAGACGGCGAGGTCAGTGCTGTTTCGGAAAGTGACTATTCTATTTCATCGGGCTATTTCCAGAGTACGACCGTGCGGCGGTACGGTTATTTTGAGATCAGATGCCGTGCACTTGATTTTCCGATTATGACCACCTGGTGGCTGACCGGCGGGAGCAGTTCTTTTTCCCGGGAAATCGATATGCTGGAATGTCCGTCCGGCGTTGATGGGCGGAAGGATTATTATTCATGTAATTTTCACATCTGGAAAACGCCGACGCCGGAGGGTGTGGATGACAACGGCGGAACTTCCATTGCCGATCCCGCACATTATACGCTTCCGTTTGATATGGTGGACGATTTCCATATCTATGGATTTGAGTGGGATAAAGACACTTGTAAAATCTATATCGACGGCGAGCTTTACCGCACCCGCGATACCGGAAGTTTCACGGTCGGTCAGCGGCTCATGGTGGGGAATGAATACAACAGCTGGCTGAATGACATTGTAGAGATCAATTCCAATCTCAGTAAAATGGGGGCGTCGTATGATGTGGATTATGTCCGTGCGTGGATTAAACCGGAAACTGATACCACGTGGTATGTCGATGGCGCGAACGGAGATGACAGTAATTCCGGATTAAGTTGGGCGGCGGCCAAAAAATCAATTCCGGCTGCGATCGATGAGGCCTACGACGGTGATTCCATCTGGGTGACGGGGGGGTACTATCCCGAATATCTCACTTTTTACGGCATGCATAATCTGAAGATTTACGGCGGATTTTCCGCCGGCGATACTTCGCTTGACGATCGTGACTGGATCGCAAATCCAACTATCATTGATACACCGCCGGATGGTTATTCCGCTGTTAGCATTAAGGGGTTCAGGGGTTCCGTTTCGATGGATTTACGGTTACGGGAACCACCGGAAGTTATGAGCACGGCATTGATATTGAGGGGGTCTGTTCGAATGTGGTTATTGCCAACTGCCGGATTGTTGACCACAACCCGGCCAACGGCGGCGCCAGCGGCGCCTACGTGGACGGTGTTGACGGGCAGGGACTGA
- a CDS encoding sulfatase: MAAGFATAALAEKKQQPNILWIVTDDQRPDSLACYNEAVRGTKLSPLGYVMSPNIDRLAKRGTLFSQAYCNAPACAPSRASMHTGQYPFRCGIYGFEQAHQAAAPSKKTIPQVMRSAGYTTCQFGKHGYYIFDWGPGLTWNTVDQYDVVVEKKNDLQKSGRTDYFPEVIWSKEGSKRVERFYYPDGTTKEYYTSRGKGREPLPEDEKNRKAIDEERDILRAYTRDQSGMIIGGESSQPAEKTLDGEIATSFIQYLEKEADRKSPQFVYLGFHFPHSPVLPSKEFRDLFKMKEKEIPYKIPEFDPAEIERAPAQLKKLHEKMNFSKLKQEEKLQAIRDYYAFCAHGDAQIGRSIDAFLKYNKKAGRDWIIVYVCGDHSWHLGEQGIEAKFGPWDKSTHNAVVAASSIKGLFPQGKHVEHLVEFVDFAPTFYEAAGLKTKMQEFRYLDGSSLWRSVQSEQREYIVGEMNHVVGPRAYMRSRDFAFSMKTRKKDGKPGDKWGEKPGANIRWALDCPRDEVQMALYDLRVDPGERWNVANDPEYVALADWFRNKLGNIVLGDRRAEINWSKENDYVITDFALGADDKKLDIPAEIIPEIE, translated from the coding sequence ATGGCGGCCGGATTTGCTACGGCGGCATTGGCTGAAAAAAAACAGCAGCCGAATATTCTGTGGATTGTTACAGACGATCAGCGACCGGATTCACTGGCCTGTTATAACGAGGCGGTTCGCGGTACAAAACTGAGCCCGCTGGGGTATGTAATGTCGCCGAATATTGACCGGTTGGCTAAGCGGGGAACGTTGTTCAGTCAGGCCTATTGCAATGCGCCGGCCTGTGCGCCGTCGCGGGCATCAATGCACACGGGGCAGTATCCGTTCCGTTGTGGGATTTATGGATTTGAGCAGGCCCATCAGGCGGCGGCCCCCAGTAAAAAGACTATTCCGCAGGTGATGCGTTCGGCGGGGTACACCACCTGTCAGTTCGGGAAGCACGGATACTATATTTTTGACTGGGGTCCCGGGCTGACGTGGAACACGGTGGATCAGTATGATGTGGTTGTAGAAAAGAAAAATGATCTGCAGAAGAGCGGGAGAACCGATTATTTTCCGGAGGTGATCTGGAGTAAAGAAGGTTCAAAGCGTGTGGAGCGGTTTTATTATCCCGATGGGACAACGAAAGAATACTACACCTCTCGCGGCAAAGGAAGGGAGCCGTTGCCCGAGGATGAGAAAAACCGTAAGGCTATTGATGAAGAGCGTGATATTCTTCGGGCCTATACCCGGGATCAGAGCGGTATGATTATCGGCGGGGAAAGTTCGCAGCCTGCAGAAAAAACGCTGGATGGCGAAATCGCCACTTCGTTTATTCAATATTTGGAAAAGGAGGCGGACAGGAAGTCTCCGCAGTTTGTGTATCTGGGCTTCCACTTCCCGCATTCTCCGGTACTGCCTTCAAAGGAGTTTCGTGATCTCTTTAAAATGAAGGAAAAAGAGATCCCCTATAAAATTCCGGAATTCGATCCGGCAGAAATCGAACGGGCACCGGCGCAGTTGAAAAAACTTCATGAAAAAATGAATTTTTCAAAACTGAAACAGGAGGAAAAGCTGCAGGCGATACGCGACTATTATGCGTTTTGTGCGCACGGTGATGCGCAGATCGGCCGGTCGATCGACGCCTTTCTGAAATATAATAAAAAAGCGGGCCGCGACTGGATTATCGTTTATGTCTGCGGGGACCATAGCTGGCACCTGGGCGAGCAGGGGATTGAAGCTAAATTCGGTCCCTGGGATAAATCCACACACAATGCGGTTGTGGCGGCTTCATCGATCAAGGGGCTTTTCCCCCAGGGAAAACATGTTGAACATCTGGTCGAGTTTGTCGATTTTGCGCCGACGTTTTATGAGGCCGCCGGGCTGAAAACGAAAATGCAGGAGTTTAGGTATCTGGACGGTTCAAGTCTGTGGAGATCGGTTCAGAGCGAGCAGCGCGAATATATTGTCGGGGAGATGAACCATGTGGTCGGCCCCCGTGCGTATATGCGTTCGCGTGATTTTGCCTTTTCCATGAAAACACGCAAGAAGGATGGGAAACCTGGGGATAAGTGGGGCGAGAAGCCCGGTGCCAATATCCGTTGGGCTCTTGACTGTCCGCGCGATGAGGTTCAGATGGCGCTCTATGATCTGCGGGTGGATCCGGGGGAACGGTGGAATGTGGCAAACGATCCGGAATATGTGGCGCTGGCAGACTGGTTCCGGAATAAACTCGGCAATATTGTGCTGGGTGACCGGCGGGCAGAAATCAACTGGTCGAAGGAAAATGATTATGTCATCACCGATTTTGCGCTCGGTGCGGACGATAAGAAGCTGGATATCCCGGCCGAGATCATTCCGGAGATAGAATGA